A stretch of Henckelia pumila isolate YLH828 chromosome 4, ASM3356847v2, whole genome shotgun sequence DNA encodes these proteins:
- the LOC140866842 gene encoding uncharacterized protein isoform X2 — protein MGKSYVVFKGRNPGIYSTWEETDAQVTGFRLAEHKSYHTREDVVKAYTKYMEKNHSTQASPCAPKKKGKTYVVYKGLNPGIYDTWEETDAQVTGFSDSEDENVDIVHLLSDDEDDDAPPTADNTSTPVEDVFDVVNGSKETNPNLSAAPCTISGGEKPDANEAITNNTDATILISNDTTSDSYYPHSSQSSNSLS, from the exons ATG GGAAAATCATATGTTGTGTTTAAAGGACGGAACCCTGGAATATATAGTACATGGGAGGAGACAGACGCACAAGTGACCGGATTTAGGCTCGCGGAGCACAAGTCTTATCATACTAGAGAAGATGTTGTTAAGGCTTATACTAAGTACATGGAGAAGAACCACTCAACACAAGCATCCCCATGTGCACCGAAAAAGAAG GGCAAGACATATGTTGTTTACAAGGGATTGAACCCCGGAATCTATGATACTTGGGAGGAGACTGATGCACAAGTGACCGGATTTAG TGACTCAGAAGATGAAAATGTTGACATTGTCCACCTACTCTCCGACGATGAGGACGATGATGCACCACCAACTGCTGACAATACTAGTACTCCAGTAGAAGATGTGTTCGATGTTGTCAATGGCAGCAAGGAAACAAATCCAAATCTATCAGCTGCTCCATGCACGATTTCTGGAGGAGAAAAACCAGATGCTAACGAAGCTATTACCAATAACACCGATGCTACTATTTTGATCAGTAATGATACCACAAGTGACTCCTACTACCCACACAGCTCTCAGTCGTCGAACTCACTCTCTTAA
- the LOC140866842 gene encoding uncharacterized protein isoform X1 — MGKSYVVFKGRNPGIYSTWEETDAQVTGFRLAEHKSYHTREDVVKAYTKYMEKNHSTQASPCAPKKKGKTYVVYKGLNPGIYDTWEETDAQVTGFRCAVHKAFNIAFNHNLQADSEDENVDIVHLLSDDEDDDAPPTADNTSTPVEDVFDVVNGSKETNPNLSAAPCTISGGEKPDANEAITNNTDATILISNDTTSDSYYPHSSQSSNSLS; from the exons ATG GGAAAATCATATGTTGTGTTTAAAGGACGGAACCCTGGAATATATAGTACATGGGAGGAGACAGACGCACAAGTGACCGGATTTAGGCTCGCGGAGCACAAGTCTTATCATACTAGAGAAGATGTTGTTAAGGCTTATACTAAGTACATGGAGAAGAACCACTCAACACAAGCATCCCCATGTGCACCGAAAAAGAAG GGCAAGACATATGTTGTTTACAAGGGATTGAACCCCGGAATCTATGATACTTGGGAGGAGACTGATGCACAAGTGACCGGATTTAGGTGCGCGGTGCA TAAGGCTTTTAATATTGCATTCAACCACAATCTGCAGGC TGACTCAGAAGATGAAAATGTTGACATTGTCCACCTACTCTCCGACGATGAGGACGATGATGCACCACCAACTGCTGACAATACTAGTACTCCAGTAGAAGATGTGTTCGATGTTGTCAATGGCAGCAAGGAAACAAATCCAAATCTATCAGCTGCTCCATGCACGATTTCTGGAGGAGAAAAACCAGATGCTAACGAAGCTATTACCAATAACACCGATGCTACTATTTTGATCAGTAATGATACCACAAGTGACTCCTACTACCCACACAGCTCTCAGTCGTCGAACTCACTCTCTTAA
- the LOC140866842 gene encoding uncharacterized protein isoform X3: MEKNHSTQASPCAPKKKGKTYVVYKGLNPGIYDTWEETDAQVTGFRCAVHKAFNIAFNHNLQADSEDENVDIVHLLSDDEDDDAPPTADNTSTPVEDVFDVVNGSKETNPNLSAAPCTISGGEKPDANEAITNNTDATILISNDTTSDSYYPHSSQSSNSLS, from the exons ATGGAGAAGAACCACTCAACACAAGCATCCCCATGTGCACCGAAAAAGAAG GGCAAGACATATGTTGTTTACAAGGGATTGAACCCCGGAATCTATGATACTTGGGAGGAGACTGATGCACAAGTGACCGGATTTAGGTGCGCGGTGCA TAAGGCTTTTAATATTGCATTCAACCACAATCTGCAGGC TGACTCAGAAGATGAAAATGTTGACATTGTCCACCTACTCTCCGACGATGAGGACGATGATGCACCACCAACTGCTGACAATACTAGTACTCCAGTAGAAGATGTGTTCGATGTTGTCAATGGCAGCAAGGAAACAAATCCAAATCTATCAGCTGCTCCATGCACGATTTCTGGAGGAGAAAAACCAGATGCTAACGAAGCTATTACCAATAACACCGATGCTACTATTTTGATCAGTAATGATACCACAAGTGACTCCTACTACCCACACAGCTCTCAGTCGTCGAACTCACTCTCTTAA